From the Mahella australiensis 50-1 BON genome, the window GCAATATTATAGTATATATAGTTTTAACCGCATTGGGCTTCCTGTTTTTATTTCCTTTTTTATGGATGGTTACGACATCGATAAAAGCTGATGCTGAAATATTCACATGGCCCCCTACATTGATACCGCATAGCTTTAATTGGCGCAATTATCCTGAAGCTCTTACGTTTATACCATTTTTTACTTACTTAAAGAATACATTGATATATTGTTTTATGACGGTAATAGGAGTTGTATTTTCATGCACCTTATCTGCTTATGGGTTCTCCAGGATCAATTGGCCGGAAAGGGATAAGGTATTTATGTTAGTTTTAGCTACGATGATGTTGCCCTCTCAGGTCACTATGATACCCTTATTTGTTATATTTAAGCGCCTTGGATGGACAGGTACTTTACTACCTCTTATTGTACCATCATTTTTTGGCAGTGCATTTTATATTTTTTTATTGAGGCAGTTTTTTATGACAATACCATTTGAATTATCTGATGCCGCCCGTATAGACGGATGCTCGGAATTTAGGATATTCTGGCAGATTACGGTACCTTTGGCTCGCCCGGCTATAGCCACTGTGGCGTTATTTCAATTTCTAGGAGCATGGAATGATTTTATGGGGCCATTAATTTATCTAAACGATCAGACCAAATATACCATATCAGTCGGACTTCAGCAGTTTGTAGGCCAATATGGAACAAAATGGGGCCTTTTAACAGCTGCTTCTACAGTAGCCACATTGCCTGTAATAATTTTATTCTTCTTTACTCAAAAAACATTTATACAGGGGATAGCTATGACAGGTATCAAGGGATGATAATATATTTTTTGTAGATAAAAAGTTCGCTTATTGATATAATCATATATAAATTGAATATGTTTGGGGGTTATATATATGAGAGATTATACTCAAAAAGACAAGAATGTGTGGATACTTAACTCACCGGACGAAAAGATAGTTGTAAAAATAGCATTAGATGGGCATGGCCAACTCTATTACAATGTACTAAAAGATGCTAAAACAGTATTCTATGATTCTCCTCTAGGTATCAGTACAGACAAGGCTAACTTTTCATCTGAACTATCGTTTTTATCCGAGCGAAGACAGACTATATGCGAAAGCTATACATTAATGACCGGCAAACGAGCTAACTGTATAAACCACGCAAATGAACTAATACTGAGGCTGAAAAAGAAAAACCATATAATGGATTTTATTATGCGTGCCTATAATGATGGCATAGCATACCGATATTTCATACCGCATCATGGAAATATAAGCGTATATAATGAATCAAGCTCCTTCAAGATCCCTAAAGATAGCATAGGATGGGCTCACGAGTTTGTACCCCATTATGAGGGCTTTTATAATTATAGAACTTTTGATGAGCTGTGCAAAATGGAAGCCGGCATGCCTATTTTGATTAAAACGACGGATGATTGTTGGGCTTTAATTGCTGAGGCTGGTGTATATGGCGATTACTGCGGGTCGCATATATTAGGAAGCGGCAACGACGACGGTTTACTTAAAGTAGTTTTTGCTCCTGATCAAAAAAATGAGATTCGTAGTGTTTGTCCATTTTATACACCATGGAGAGTTGCGATTATAGGCACAAAACTTTCTGCCATAGTGGAGTCTGCTTTGATCGAAAACTTAAGCCCCGAGTGCGAACTTATCGACACGTCTTGGATAAAGCCAGGTAGAACAGCATGGTCCTGGTGGTCCGGAGACCCCACGGATGATTACGGTACTGCTACTGGTTATGTCGATTTCGCAGCATCCATGGGATGGGAATATTATCTTTGCGATGCTGGATGGAATGAGGATTGGATCCCGCAGCTTGTGAATTATGCCAAGGAAAAAGGAATTGGGATATGGTTATGGTGTCATTATAAAGATCTGGACACCGATGATGAAATATTTGATAAGCTCGTCCGGTGGGCAAGTTATGGTATCAAAGGAATGAAAGTGGATTTCTTTGAAAGCGACAGTCAAGAAAGAATACGTTTGTATGATAAGCTTGCTAAAGCATGTGCAAATCTAAAACTTATGCTTAATTATCACGGTGCTACAAAACCGGCAGGGGAAAGAAGAAGGTGGCCACATATTATGACAAGAGAAGGGGTATTAGGGGCAGAATATTATAGATGGTCCGATGGCCCTACAGCCGAACATAATTGCACGCTTCCATTTACGAGAAATATTATAGGTGCCATGGATTATACACCTGTAACATTCAGTAACAACAGAGAACAAACTACATGGGCTCATCAACTCGCTTTATCAGTGATATTCGAATCAGGTATACAGCATTTCGCGGACAAACCGGATGGGTATTATGCTATAGGCGAAGCAGCTCAATTTCTTAAGGATTGCCCTACGGTATGGGACGATACAATATTACTGGACGGCTATCCCGGAAAATATGTTAGTATAGCCAGGCAAAGAGCCAACAAATGGTTTCTGGCTTCCATCTGTGGAAATAATATGTCCAGAGATATTGAGCTCAAGTTAGATTTTCTAGAATCTGGCATTTGTTATAACGCAAACATATACAAGGATGGGGATAATGCGAAAAGCATTATAGTCGAACATAATACAGTAAAAGCATCAGATCGCATTAAAATTCAGTTAAACAAAAATGGTGGATGTTGCATAAGCTTTTATCCTACTTCACCAGGCTTATAATTATTTTACGTATAAGGGGCTTAAAGCCCCTTATACGCGTTTCGATGCTCTGAATTGTCCAGGTGACATACTTTCGTACTTTTTAAATATTCTCATAAAGCTTTGAATGCTCAAACCGATATTCTTGGCTATCTGTTCCATGGTCATATCAGTATTCTCCAAAAAATATTTAGCCCTTTCTATACGCTTAATCGCGATATATTCGGTAAAAGTCATACCAGTCTCTTCTTTGAAAATCCTGCTCAGATAAGATTCACTGGTATATAGTTCCTCGGCCACAGCAAGCAGGCTAAGCTGTGAATCCTCAAAATGTTCGTCCACATAGGCCTTGCATTGTGCCACTATATTTCTGTTACGGCCTTTATGTTTCTCGGCCAGAAAGTTTATAACTGCATTGCATATCTCACTTAGCCATTGCGTAGCATCTTTCAATGTCTTAATACTGTTAATCTCCTTGAGTAAAGAGCGAGCACCGAATATCTCTGTCTCGGTATAACCCATATCATATACGGATACCATTATATAGCCTATAAGCTGGATAAAGAATTGCTTAATATATTCATATGACTTATAAGTGGCGAGATGGCTTGTTATGTCCTTCAATGCCATATTCGCTTTGTCGACATCCATGGCCTTTATATATTTAACCAATTCCTGCTCTTTATCGTACGGATAAGTGCTCATATTGTCGGATCCGGGCTCCGCATCCTCTATAAATGTGAGTGAACGGTTGCCATATAGTAAACGATACTTTATAGCTTCCACCGCTTCCGAATAGGCTTTATGCAAGTCATTGGAATCATGATACAACCGGCTTATACCTATGCTTATGGTAAGTTTTATATGCTTTTCTATGCTGTCCATTATTTCTGTACATAAATAACCGAGCGTACGCTTATAATCGAGATAATACTCTGCCTGAGGTAGATTCACCACCGACAATACCGTATAATCCTCCGATGTTACAAAGCCGTCATATTCCGCCTTTATTATCTCATTAACGGCATTTTTCACGCTAAAAACAGCCAACTCTTTATCTATATCCTCCATACACTCTATATCATCGATCTCGATTGCCATCACTACAAAATTACTGAAATCCGCCTTTATGCCGTAGGAACGCAGGCTATTGTTTATATCTGTTATCATAGTATTTTTACCCTTCAATATATCCAATAGCATCTTTTCTTTTACCACAGGCCAAACATTTTTCCATTGTTGTTCCAAATCATTGTTGCGTTGCTGCAACTCACTAAGATAATTTCCTATAGCCGAATATTCATCAGAATGGGAATCTATCGCTCTTATACCCTGCCAAGACGACACTATAGACTTTACTGGTCTATATAGTCTCCGACTTATCAACACCGAGGCAGCAATACCTACCAATATAAGAAATATACTCATAGCTATAATACCGCGCTGTATGGCTGTACTGCCGGCCATTAACGATTGCATGGGCGTTATAACAACGTACTTCCAATTCTGAACACTAGATGGTAAAAAAGAGACAAGACTGGCCTGCCCGTTTATATCATCTCTGAATTCATAGCCTTGTTTATTATTTAACACCTGCGATATATAAGGGTATATGCTCAAATCCTTGCCTATAAATTCTTTATCGGCATCGGCTATAACTATGCCTTCTGAATCCAGCAAATATATTTTCTGCCTCTCATATCCACTGCTGTAAGATGCCATAACAGAACTCAGACTATGCAAATTTATGTTAACCACAAAAGCAGCCCTTTTATAGCTTGGCAAAACGGGCAATTGCCTTACATATGACATGACAGGTATCGTTCCGCCTGAACGAGTACTTTTGACTTGCCTGGGACCGAGCCACAGAACATTGTCATTAACACCCTTCAAATGCCGCGCTATCGGTTCATCCTTAAAGCCCTCTTCGCTGAATCTTCCATTAGGTGTAACGAATACCCCGGCTTGTTTATAGTATATCATGGCGTCGTCCACAACATCGCTATTTGTATTTAAATGGGTAACAAAATCATTGATGTTCATAAGTTTCCTTTGGGATAAATAGTCACCATATGACTCTGGTAGATTTATACCATCGAAAGTCTCTATAACCAAACCATTCTGTATAAAGGAAGTATCTATATCCATCAATATACCATCTATATTCTGCTTAAATACATTAAGCAATGTTTGATTATTTTTTACAGCCTCTTCCTCTATAGATGACAGTGATCTATTATAGGCAAATATGCCGAATATCATAACGGGTATAATTATAACTACCAAAAATGAAACAAATAATCGATAATATGCTCTTCCCATACAGATTTCCTCTCGGTAATTTATATGCATATTCTAATATATTCTATTACAAAAAGCAAACACCCGCCCACCATCATTTTCTTTCGACCAAATTAAAAAATAATGACTCGGCGCGCAGCATATACTCACCGAGCCATTATCCGCAAGCTCATCAGCCTCGCATTTCACGTTATTTTACCAGCGAATAGCACCATCCGCCATTAATTGCTCCCTCAATGCCCGGACATCTATCTGCGACGGCTGCGTGCCCGCTTTTATAGCCATAGCTGCAGCTGTGCCGGCCGCCTGCCCCATAGCCGTACATGCCGGCATGACCCTCAAAGATGAATGGGCTTCATGCGTACTGGATATAGGCCGCCCTGCTACTAATAGATTATCTACATTTAACGGCAAAAGGCATCTGTAAGGTATACCATAATAATCCCCTTCATTCAATGACTTGAGCACCGTTCCGGTTCCGGAGGGATTGTGTATGTCTATATTATAGGCAAAATAGCATATTGAGTCATCGAATTTACGGCCGCTTAATACATCATCTTCGTTCAGCACATACCGGCCCACTATCCGCCGGGATTCCCTTACCCCTATCTGCGGTGCCGATACCTGAAAATATGAATTCTCAAAACCTGGAACATACCGCTTTAAGAAATAAAACATCTCCCAGCATTGTTCCCTGACCTCCATTTCAGCCTGGGTTAGTTGCTTTGCATCGGTGGCATCTTTCATCACTATGCGCGTCGTGTTGAAGTGTATCACATCAGGCTGCATGGTATCGAAGAACAATACATCTTCGCGAGGATTGTGTATCTCTCCTCCGGCAACGGCCTCTTTATAAAGCCTATTTATTTCATTGTTGGAGGGCATTTTATAACGATCCACATTTGCCACCCTGAAGCACATGGTCATCGGCTGGGCAAAGCCATCTTCATCTCTCCCTTTATTGCAAGGTACGCCTGCCATATAGGCTACATCGGCATCACCCGTACAATCGATAAATACACGCCCTTCTATATTATACACACCGGATTTATTAGCGACACGTATGCTTTCTATAGAGCTTTCACCGCTCTTATTCACGCCTTCTATAAAGGTATGCAGCAGTACCTCTACGCCTGCTCTTTGTATCATGCGGTTTAGCACAAGTTTCATAACCTCAGCATCGAATACCGCTTTATTTTTTAGCCCTCCCAATTTATCCAGCTCATCGAGTATCTCTTGAAATATACCGAATATAAGCTGATTTTCCTCGGTATAGGGCTTTTTAGCCTTAAAATAGGTCATAAACGGATTAACCAGGCCTGCCGTGGCCATACCGCCTAAAAAGCCGTAGCGCTCTACAAGCAGCACATCCTGCACGCCGTGACGCTTAGCAGCCACTGCCGCCGCTACGCCGGTCAATCCTCCGCCGGCCACCACCAGATCATAACACTCTTTCATATCCATCACCTTCCTGATTATTCATAAGTATTATAGCATATGTCTGGGAAAGGGTAGTGAAAAGTCAGCTCTTCCCCTATAACCTGCCATCGGCCTTCAGGCTATCGATGATCTCTTTATTTATATCATCGACGTGATAGGTATCTTTCGTGGTCTTTATATATTCATCCCACTTGCTCAGGGGTTCCTCACCGGTTATAAATTTCAACAACATTTCACCCTCATAACGGTTTAGGTCAGCGCCATATTGCTTCCACACAGGCCCTGGTGTAAAGCCTTCGGCTACATTGGGCAGATTGGGATTTTCTGTAGCCGAATCCTCCAGAGACGCGGCATATTCCCCATACTTCCCATACCAGAACAACGGATCCCATATATGCCTCATCTTGCCGTATACTTCCAACCACTCGGCTTTACCCGCTTCGGTGAATTCTATGCTGCCATCCGGCTTTTTATTGTAATGCATACCTTCTATACCATAATGCGTTAGCTCGTAGCCTTTACCATCTATAAGGTAATCCAGGAATTGTATAAGCCTTTTGGGATCTTTTGCTTTTGATGATATAAGGAACACACCATCCATAGAGCGCCTATCACTTTCTAGATAGGCATAACCATCCGGCCCCTGAGGAGGATTGGTAGGGACCCATTTCGCTTTCGGGTCTAGCTGCTTCATATTATATTGCGTATCTAATATAAAATGCAGATTCCAGTTATAAAATGCCATGCCGGTCGAACCTTGGGCTGCCTTATTATTAACCTGCTCGGTTTTGTTTGTCACTATCTCCGGATCTATGAGCCCCTCGGCATAGAGTTTATGCACCCACTCAAGCGCTTGCTTCATGCGCGAATGTTGCATTACCCGTATAATTTCTCCATTTTCTTCTACATAATGATCGCTGGCCGGCACTACGCCAAAAGCCCCAAACAGTGGGCTTAATGCCCATACACCGCTACCGGTATATGTTGCGTTTTTATTTCGCTTAAAAGCTTGAAGCACGCTATAAAAGTCGTCTACGGTCTTAAAGTTCTCAGACCCAAGTTTGTCTTCCCAGCCATCGCCAATGCCCAATTCCTCTATCCAGTCCTGGCGCACCCATAGCTGTTGAGGGTTCAGCACGTTCAAAAGTGGTACGCCCCATACCTGGCCGCTCATCTTAACTAAATCCCAATTTTCTTTGGGTATGATTTTTTGCAGATTGGGACCATACTGAAGCAGATCATCTATCGGTATAAAGGCCCCTTGGTCAGCTAATGTTTTCCAGTCCATACCTGGCATAAATTGTATCAATTCAGGATAATCACCGCCCGCCACTGTGACTTGTACCTTCTCGGCATATTCGTTCATCGGCGGAATGATGACATTAATTTTGGTATTGGTATCTTTTTCGATGATTGGCTTTATAGGGTCATTTTCTGGTGGGAATTCTCTGCCCCAGCTATACATCCAGTCAAACTCGTAAACCTCTTGGCTGGTTTGTACCTCATCGCCTGCTTGTTCTGAAGTCCCCTGCGCCGGTGCCTGTTCATTGCCTGGCTGTCCTCCATTTGAAGAGCAGCCGGCAAATACGGCTAACATCAGACCGATGGCCATCGCCAATGCCAAAAACCTTAAACTCTTCTTCATAAAACATACCTCCATTTTCATTATTTATTCTTTTACTGAACCCAGAAGGATGCCCTGGGTAAAATACCTCTGTAAGAACGGGTACACAACTAATATCGGGACTGTGGTTACCACTATAGTAGCCATGCGCACCGCCAGGCTGGATGCCTTGGTAGTTTCAACTATGTTAAAGACTTGATCAGACGATGCGCTGAACAGTATCTGCCTTAGTACCACTTGTAATGGATAAAGTCGCTGGTTGTTTATATAGATTATGGCATTGAAGAAGGCATTCCAGTAACCTACCATATAAAACAGCGCTATTGTGGCCAACATTGGCAAAGATAAAGGCAGTATTATGCGAAACAATATCAAAAAGTCATTGGCCCCGTCCAATTTGGCTGATTCCTCTAAACTGTCTGGTATTGTAAGGAAATAATTCTTCATTATTATCAGGTTGAATGCGCTTACCGTACTTGGCAGTATAAGCGCCCACACGCTGTCCAACAGCTTCAGGCTTCTCACCACCATATAGGTTGGTATCAAACCTCCACCGAACAGCATGGTAAAGGTTATTATAAAAAGCAATATACTTCTTCCCGGCAGTCTCCTGCGCGATAACGGATAAGCCGTTAGTACGGTCACGAGTAGGCTCAACACCGTACCAACCACAGTAACAAATATGCTTATCTTATAGGCTTGCGGTATAGTATCGGTCTCAAATATTTGCTTATAAGCCAGAAAGTCCAGAGACTTTGGCACATAAAGTATACCTTTGCCAACGTTGACCAACTCCGAAGCCGGCGTTACAGATACCAGTATCACGTAAACAAAAGGGAATAATGTTATTATCGCCAAAAGTATCAATATGACATAATTCATTATGCTAAATACCCTCTCTCCGGCCGTCTGTTTTATCATCCCGCTTCGCCTCCTTTACCATATACCTGATTCTCCCATACGATGTGTGACCCAGTTGGCCGCGACTACTAAAACAAGTCCTATGAGCGATTTAAATAAGCCCACGGCAGTAGCTAGGCTGTATTGCATACCTTGAAGGCCGATCCTGTACACCCATGTATCTATGATATCCGACACTTCATAAACCGCCGAATTATACATTATGAATATCTGTTCAAAGCCAGCATTTAATATATTACCCAGTCTGAGTATAAGCAATATGGCTATAGTGCCTCTTATGCCGGGCAATGTTATGTGCCATGTCTGCTGCCATCGATTGGCACCATCTATTTGCGATGCCTCATACAATTGCGGATCTATGCCAGACAAGGCTGCCAGATATATGATGGAACCCCAGCCTACCTCTTTCCATATGTCTGATGCCACCAGCACCGTCCTAAACCATTCTTTGGATGCCATAAAATATATGGGCTCCCCACCGAACATCTTTATGATATTATTGACCACACCGGTCTGAGGCGAAAGCATATCGGTCAATATGCCGCCTATAACTACCCACGATAAAAAGTGTGGCAGGTAGCTTATGGTCTGTATAGTGCGTTTAAATATCGAGTTTTTTACTTCATTAAGCAATAAGGCCAATATTATGGGTGCCGGAAAGCCCCACAAAAGCTTATAGACACTGATTATAAAGGTGTTCCACAACGTCTGCGCGAAAAACGGCGACTCAAAGGCTTGCTTAAAATACTTAAGCCCGACCCACGGGCTGTCTATTATACCCTGCATGATCTTAAAGTCCTTAAACGCTATCGTCACACCATACATGGGTATATAATGAAAGACAACGAAATACGTTATGCCCGGTATAAGCATAATATATAGATATTTGAATTCTGACAAACGCTTAAAAGCCGTTGCCACACTATTCGGTTTTTTGCGCAAAGCAACCGTTTGTTGTTCTATCAATCATTCTCTCCTCCTCTCAGCTTTCATTCTAACAACCATTGTATTATAAAGTAAATGCTTAGTATTTCTCTTTTAAAAAAACAAGAGGATTGCCTCAAAATCGGCAATCCTCCGTTACATATTCATTATATTCTCATATTTTGACTATCATATTTTCACCTTTTACGCTCACATACTTCGGCTACATTCAGGCCATCTCACCTTCCGCGGGTGCAATTATTGCAATTTGCAAAAGCTTCTTTATAAGTCAGAGCGACTGATAACGCCATAGACCAGATGCACAATACCACCGATGAGCAGCGAAATTCCAATAATAATCGATATTGAGAACCAGGCTATAAACGGATTGAGCAATAGCAACGCTCCTACAATCAAAAGCAGTATATCCATTACAATGGCCGCAGTATACAAATTGGAACTTGCGGTCTTATAGGCCTTTGCATCGATAATACGCCGTATAGCATCTATAATAAACCAGATACCGATAATATACACGAACACATTAATAGCAAAGTCGGGCTGGCTCACCAGTATAATGCCGAAAATAATCACTAACACGCTCAAAACCAGATGAAAGGTAGTCATGTTGTTTTGCTCATGTCTGATATTTTCCGCAAGAGAAACAACACCGCCTATAATTACCGCAATGCCGACCAGCAATGCTATGGCCCTTACGGTGCCGGTAGGATTAGCAAACACAATGATGCTGGCAATTATCATAACGATCCCGATAGCAATGACCAACCACTTTATATCCTTCATGTAAACTACCCCCTTAAAATTTTTGTACTTCCATTTTCATATTATTACAAATTAAGCTATATGTCAATCTCTTTATAGGCATTTATCGCAATTTTTTTATTTTTCGTCTCTTTTTCATGCCGTTTTGCCTTTTTTCGCATGCCCAAAAAACATTATCCTGTTTTAGACCAAACGGCCGTCGGTAATTAAAATATAATCATCGCGCGATGATAAGGCCGGCCTGTTAAATATAACAGGAGGTAGCTATCATGGATTATCAGTTAAAATCGTTGGTAGAAAGAGCAAAAGCAGGGGATAACGACGCTATAGAGGAAATATTAAAAAAGGTAAAACCCCTTATACTGTCATCGATATCCAAATGTCACAGCATTGCCATGGATGACGATGACCTTTACCAGGAAGCCGCTATAGAGGTTATATACAGCATAAAGGATTTTGACGATGAGCGGAATATACCGTTTCTGGCCTTTCTAAAAAAGCGTATATTCTACAGGCTCAAGAACCTGACCCGTTGCGAACAGCTGCTTCTGTCGCTGGATCAACCTGTCGGAGACGTGGACAGCGCCTGCACCATGGCCGATACAATACCCGATGCTGGTCCATCGGTAGAGGATATAGTACAAGTGGACCAGCAGTACTGGCATTTGCGCATGGCAATGGCTGCTCTGACGCCCAAACAGCGTCGCGTGCTCAAGATGCATTATATGCAGGGTATGTCCATGGCTGATATAGCACGAAAGGATGGGCTCCATTATCAGGCAGTGGTAAAGCTCAAAGAGCGGGCACTTAATAATATGAGAATTTTTATGGAAAACGATATATAACAACAATCGCCTTTTTGCTATCTATATAGAGTAAGGAGGTGATAACATGGCAGTAGAAGTAAGGCCCACCGTAACCCGCCTGCGCATAAATATGGATTACGGCACCGATGCCAACGGCAGAAAGCTTACGCGCAGCAAATCCTTCAACAACGTCAAGCCCGATGCCGCTGACCAAACCATATTTGATGTGGCCATAGCTTTAGCCGACCTACAGGAGCATCCCGTAACCGCTATACGCAAGGTCAGCGAAAGCGATCTGGTAGAAGCATAAGGTAATAGCTCAAACAATACGGAATAAGGAGGTGAGAGCTCGTGGAGAATGTGCTAGAACTGCTCTTTGAAAATGCTGCTGGCCGTGCTTTCCGCATAACGTTAAACGATCCGAAACCGGACTTGACACCGGCCCAGATACAAAGCGCCATGGCGCTGGTGTTGAGCAATGACATATTCGATTTAGAAGCCGGCCCTTATACTATAAGCGGGGCCAATATAATAACCACAGATACCACGCCTATAGAGCTGGCATAAGCAAAAGGGTACCCACTGCGGGTACCCTTTTTTGAAAGGAGATGAATAAAATGGAGCAATGGCTCAGTTCAATAGCCAACCTCGGTTTCCCCATAGTGGTCTCTATATATCTATTAGTGCGAATAGAGGCCAAATTGGAAAACCTCACCGGTAGCATAAATGAATTGGCCCAGGTTCTGATACAGTTCAAACAATAAGGCCGGGCGGCGGCAAAAGTCGCCGCCTTAATATTTGCCTTTAGGCATACCTTCCCTGTATTTGCCTCTCGTTTGCACACCCCCT encodes:
- a CDS encoding glycoside hydrolase family 97 protein is translated as MRDYTQKDKNVWILNSPDEKIVVKIALDGHGQLYYNVLKDAKTVFYDSPLGISTDKANFSSELSFLSERRQTICESYTLMTGKRANCINHANELILRLKKKNHIMDFIMRAYNDGIAYRYFIPHHGNISVYNESSSFKIPKDSIGWAHEFVPHYEGFYNYRTFDELCKMEAGMPILIKTTDDCWALIAEAGVYGDYCGSHILGSGNDDGLLKVVFAPDQKNEIRSVCPFYTPWRVAIIGTKLSAIVESALIENLSPECELIDTSWIKPGRTAWSWWSGDPTDDYGTATGYVDFAASMGWEYYLCDAGWNEDWIPQLVNYAKEKGIGIWLWCHYKDLDTDDEIFDKLVRWASYGIKGMKVDFFESDSQERIRLYDKLAKACANLKLMLNYHGATKPAGERRRWPHIMTREGVLGAEYYRWSDGPTAEHNCTLPFTRNIIGAMDYTPVTFSNNREQTTWAHQLALSVIFESGIQHFADKPDGYYAIGEAAQFLKDCPTVWDDTILLDGYPGKYVSIARQRANKWFLASICGNNMSRDIELKLDFLESGICYNANIYKDGDNAKSIIVEHNTVKASDRIKIQLNKNGGCCISFYPTSPGL
- a CDS encoding ABC transporter permease, with product MIEQQTVALRKKPNSVATAFKRLSEFKYLYIMLIPGITYFVVFHYIPMYGVTIAFKDFKIMQGIIDSPWVGLKYFKQAFESPFFAQTLWNTFIISVYKLLWGFPAPIILALLLNEVKNSIFKRTIQTISYLPHFLSWVVIGGILTDMLSPQTGVVNNIIKMFGGEPIYFMASKEWFRTVLVASDIWKEVGWGSIIYLAALSGIDPQLYEASQIDGANRWQQTWHITLPGIRGTIAILLILRLGNILNAGFEQIFIMYNSAVYEVSDIIDTWVYRIGLQGMQYSLATAVGLFKSLIGLVLVVAANWVTHRMGESGIW
- a CDS encoding FAD-dependent oxidoreductase, which produces MKECYDLVVAGGGLTGVAAAVAAKRHGVQDVLLVERYGFLGGMATAGLVNPFMTYFKAKKPYTEENQLIFGIFQEILDELDKLGGLKNKAVFDAEVMKLVLNRMIQRAGVEVLLHTFIEGVNKSGESSIESIRVANKSGVYNIEGRVFIDCTGDADVAYMAGVPCNKGRDEDGFAQPMTMCFRVANVDRYKMPSNNEINRLYKEAVAGGEIHNPREDVLFFDTMQPDVIHFNTTRIVMKDATDAKQLTQAEMEVREQCWEMFYFLKRYVPGFENSYFQVSAPQIGVRESRRIVGRYVLNEDDVLSGRKFDDSICYFAYNIDIHNPSGTGTVLKSLNEGDYYGIPYRCLLPLNVDNLLVAGRPISSTHEAHSSLRVMPACTAMGQAAGTAAAMAIKAGTQPSQIDVRALREQLMADGAIRW
- a CDS encoding extracellular solute-binding protein, whose protein sequence is MKKSLRFLALAMAIGLMLAVFAGCSSNGGQPGNEQAPAQGTSEQAGDEVQTSQEVYEFDWMYSWGREFPPENDPIKPIIEKDTNTKINVIIPPMNEYAEKVQVTVAGGDYPELIQFMPGMDWKTLADQGAFIPIDDLLQYGPNLQKIIPKENWDLVKMSGQVWGVPLLNVLNPQQLWVRQDWIEELGIGDGWEDKLGSENFKTVDDFYSVLQAFKRNKNATYTGSGVWALSPLFGAFGVVPASDHYVEENGEIIRVMQHSRMKQALEWVHKLYAEGLIDPEIVTNKTEQVNNKAAQGSTGMAFYNWNLHFILDTQYNMKQLDPKAKWVPTNPPQGPDGYAYLESDRRSMDGVFLISSKAKDPKRLIQFLDYLIDGKGYELTHYGIEGMHYNKKPDGSIEFTEAGKAEWLEVYGKMRHIWDPLFWYGKYGEYAASLEDSATENPNLPNVAEGFTPGPVWKQYGADLNRYEGEMLLKFITGEEPLSKWDEYIKTTKDTYHVDDINKEIIDSLKADGRL
- a CDS encoding carbohydrate ABC transporter permease, whose product is MAAEAVSISSNLKYTSKKRQKLISNIIVYIVLTALGFLFLFPFLWMVTTSIKADAEIFTWPPTLIPHSFNWRNYPEALTFIPFFTYLKNTLIYCFMTVIGVVFSCTLSAYGFSRINWPERDKVFMLVLATMMLPSQVTMIPLFVIFKRLGWTGTLLPLIVPSFFGSAFYIFLLRQFFMTIPFELSDAARIDGCSEFRIFWQITVPLARPAIATVALFQFLGAWNDFMGPLIYLNDQTKYTISVGLQQFVGQYGTKWGLLTAASTVATLPVIILFFFTQKTFIQGIAMTGIKG
- a CDS encoding carbohydrate ABC transporter permease, translating into MIKQTAGERVFSIMNYVILILLAIITLFPFVYVILVSVTPASELVNVGKGILYVPKSLDFLAYKQIFETDTIPQAYKISIFVTVVGTVLSLLVTVLTAYPLSRRRLPGRSILLFIITFTMLFGGGLIPTYMVVRSLKLLDSVWALILPSTVSAFNLIIMKNYFLTIPDSLEESAKLDGANDFLILFRIILPLSLPMLATIALFYMVGYWNAFFNAIIYINNQRLYPLQVVLRQILFSASSDQVFNIVETTKASSLAVRMATIVVTTVPILVVYPFLQRYFTQGILLGSVKE
- a CDS encoding AraC family transcriptional regulator, whose translation is MGRAYYRLFVSFLVVIIIPVMIFGIFAYNRSLSSIEEEAVKNNQTLLNVFKQNIDGILMDIDTSFIQNGLVIETFDGINLPESYGDYLSQRKLMNINDFVTHLNTNSDVVDDAMIYYKQAGVFVTPNGRFSEEGFKDEPIARHLKGVNDNVLWLGPRQVKSTRSGGTIPVMSYVRQLPVLPSYKRAAFVVNINLHSLSSVMASYSSGYERQKIYLLDSEGIVIADADKEFIGKDLSIYPYISQVLNNKQGYEFRDDINGQASLVSFLPSSVQNWKYVVITPMQSLMAGSTAIQRGIIAMSIFLILVGIAASVLISRRLYRPVKSIVSSWQGIRAIDSHSDEYSAIGNYLSELQQRNNDLEQQWKNVWPVVKEKMLLDILKGKNTMITDINNSLRSYGIKADFSNFVVMAIEIDDIECMEDIDKELAVFSVKNAVNEIIKAEYDGFVTSEDYTVLSVVNLPQAEYYLDYKRTLGYLCTEIMDSIEKHIKLTISIGISRLYHDSNDLHKAYSEAVEAIKYRLLYGNRSLTFIEDAEPGSDNMSTYPYDKEQELVKYIKAMDVDKANMALKDITSHLATYKSYEYIKQFFIQLIGYIMVSVYDMGYTETEIFGARSLLKEINSIKTLKDATQWLSEICNAVINFLAEKHKGRNRNIVAQCKAYVDEHFEDSQLSLLAVAEELYTSESYLSRIFKEETGMTFTEYIAIKRIERAKYFLENTDMTMEQIAKNIGLSIQSFMRIFKKYESMSPGQFRASKRV